A genomic stretch from Candidatus Methanosuratincola sp. includes:
- a CDS encoding Lrp/AsnC family transcriptional regulator, with product MPLDELDMKIISILQNDASLSYSDLARQLGQNESTIRKRVLTLRERGVIKKFTIIVDNLKVGYHTIAVVGFDVDPGMLLELAQKLAELEEVRYVATSTGDHMIMAEIWGKDGRELAQTLSKIGAIPGIKRICPSILLEKIKE from the coding sequence ATGCCTCTCGATGAACTTGACATGAAAATCATCAGCATACTACAGAATGACGCAAGCCTCTCTTACTCAGATCTCGCCCGGCAGCTCGGTCAGAACGAGTCCACCATAAGGAAAAGGGTGCTGACCCTGCGGGAACGCGGCGTAATCAAGAAGTTTACCATAATTGTGGACAACCTCAAGGTTGGATACCATACCATTGCAGTCGTAGGCTTCGATGTAGATCCTGGGATGCTTCTGGAGCTTGCGCAGAAGCTGGCGGAGCTCGAGGAGGTTAGGTATGTAGCCACCTCGACCGGAGACCACATGATCATGGCCGAGATATGGGGTAAGGACGGACGTGAGCTCGCGCAGACCCTTTCAAAAATAGGGGCGATACCTGGGATAAAGAGGATCTGCCCCTCGATCCTGCTTGAAAAAATAAAGGAATGA